GCGTGCGGCCGATGGGCGACTGGTCGATATCGATGACCTTGTCCAGAAGCTCCAGCCCCTCGACCCGGTCATGCTCCGCCGGCACGTCCCGCGCATTGGAGATGCGGCGCGCCGCCGCCTTGAACAGGGTTTCGATGAGGAAGGTGGATTTGCCGCCGCCCGAGACGCCCGTGACGCAGGTGAAGAGACCCATCGGCACTTCCGCCGAAATGTTCTTCAGGTTGTTGCCGCGCGCCCCGACGACCTTGATCGCCTTGCCCTTCTGTTTCTTGCGGCGCTTGTCGGGCACCGGAACGCCGAGGGCGCCTGAAAGATACTGCCCGGTCAGCGACTTCGGATTGGCCATGACCTCGGCGGGCGTGCCGGCGGCGATCACCTGGCCGCCATGCACCCCGGCGGCGGGGCCGATATCCACCACGTAATCCGCCGTCAGAACGGCATCCTCGTCGTGTTCGACGACGATCACCGTATTGCCGATATCGCGAAGGTGTTTCAGCGTGTCCAGAAGACGCGCATTGTCACGCTGATGCAGGCCGATCGACGGCTCGTCCAGCACGTAGAGGACGCCCGTCAGGCCCGATCCGATCTGCGACGCCAGGCGGATGCGCTGGCTTTCGCCGCCCGACAGCGTACCGGAGGCGCGCGACAGGGTCAGGTAATCGAGCCCGACATCGACCAGGAATTTCAGCCGTTCGCGGATTTCCTTGAGGATGCGGACGGCAATCTCGTTCTGCTTTGCGGTCAGCCTGTCCGGCAGCACCTCGAACCAGTCGGCCGCGCCGCGGATGGAAAGCTCTGTCACCTCACCGATATGGCGCTCGGCGATCTTGACGGCGAGCGCTTCCGGCTTGAGGCGGTAGCCGTTGCAGGCCGGGCAGGGCGTGGCCGACATGTAGCGCTCGATCTCCTCGCGGGACCAGGCCGAGTCGGTTTCCTTCCAACGCCTTTCCAGATTGGGGACGATCCCCTCGAAAGTCTTGGTGGCGTTGTAGGATCGCAGGCCGTCGCTGTAGCGGAACTGGATCTTGTGGCTGCCCGTGCCGTGCAGGATGGCGTCCTGCGCCTTCTGCGGCAGAGCCGACCACTTGTCGGTCAGCTTGAACTCGTATTCCCGCGACAGCGCTTCCAGGGTCTGCAGGTAATAGGGCGAGGTGGACTTGGCCCATGGCGCGATCGCGCCGGCTTTCAGCGTGCGGTTTTCGTCGGGCACGATGAGCTTGGGGTCGATGGCGCGCTGCGAGCCGAGCCCGTCGCAAACGGGGCAGGCGCCGAACGGGTTGTTGAACGAGAACAGGCGCGGCTCGATCTCGGGAATGGTAAACCCGGAGACCGGACAGGCGAACTTTTCCGAGAAGACAAGCTGGCGCGGTTTGCCCTGCTCGTCCTTTTCGTCGGCGAACTCGGCGACGGCCAGCCCTTCGGCCAGCTTGAGCGCGGTTTCCAGAGAGTCGGCCAGCCGTGCCTGGATGTCGTCGCGCACGACGATGCGGTCGACCACCACGTCGATGTCGTGCTTGTACTTCTTGTCGAGCGCGGGGGCGTCGGCGATGTCATAGAACTCGCCATCGATGCGAACGCGCTGGAAGCCCTTTTTCTGGAGTTCGGCAAGCTCCTTGCGGTATTCGCCCTTGCGGCCGCGCACCATCGGCGCCAACAGGTAGAAGCGTGTCCCTTCGGCTTGCGCCATCACGCGGTCGACCATCTGGCTGACGGTCTGGCTTTCGATGGGCAGGCCGGTGACGGGCGAATACGGCACCCCGACCCGCGCGAACAGCAGGCGCAGATAATCGTAGATCTCGGTAACGGTGCCGACCGTGGAGCGCGGATTGCGCGAGGTGGTCTTCTGCTCGATGGAGATCGCCGGCGACAGGCCGTCGATCTGGTCGACATCCGGCTTCTGCATCATCTCCAGAAACTGCCGGGCATAGGCCGACAGGCTTTCCACGTAGCGGCGCTGCCCTTCGGCGTAGATGGTGTCGAAGGCAAGGGACGATTTGCCCGAGCCGGAAAGCCCCGTCATCACCACCAGCTTGTCGCGGGGGATGTCGAGATCGACATTCTTGAGATTATGTTCGCGGGCACCGCGAATGGAGATGACGTTTTTCATCTGGCCGGCCGATAATGGGGAAAACGGGTCCTGTGCCTCCCATATCGGGCATGGGACGGCGGGTTGAAAGACGTATCGGGCAAAAAGACTTGACGCCCCATTGTCTATGTTCTTTCTTTGTTCGCGTCAATCGCGCATCAAACGGGTGTGGATCGTGGCTGATTTCGTGGGGCCGGCCGCTTGGAACGGACGATGCGATGGTCTAGCTTCCGCCCCGTTCGAATTCATTTTCATAGACTGAGGTATCCCGATGGCAGGCAGCGTCAACAAGGTCATTCTGGTCGGCAATCTGGGCGCCGATCCGGAGGTGCGCCGCCTGAATTCCGGCGATGCCGTCGTCAACCTGCGCATCGCCACGTCCGAAACATGGCGCGACCGCCAGTCCGGCGAGCGGCGCGAGCGCACCGAATGGCACAACGTGGTCATCTTCAACGAAAACCTCGTCAAGGTTGCCGAGCAGTATCTCAAGAAGGGCGCGAAGGTCTATCTGGAGGGGCAGTTGCAGACCCGTTCCTGGGAAGATCAGCAGGGCCAGAAGCGCTACACGACGGAAGTCGTCCTGCAGCGTTTCCGCGGCGAACTGCAGATGCTCGACGGGCGTGGCGAGGGCGGCGCTTCCTTTGAAGGCGGCGGCGGCTCCGAACGCGGCGGCGGCGGTGGCGGTGGCCGTGGCGGTTACGACGATCGTGGCGGAAACGGCGGCGGCGGCCGTGGCGGCTATGACGAGCGCGGCGGCGGTGGCGGCCGCGGCGGCGACATGGACGACGAAATCCCGTTCTGATAGCCCGCAAGCATCGGCACGTCTGATAGCGCGCAGGCATCGGTACGATCGGACGCCCGGCCCCCAAGGCCGGGCTTTCTTTTAATACGGTTCGCCGAGGTCAGAGCGCAAAGAGCTGGCGCACGCCATCGGCCACGAACTGCACCGCCAGCGCCGCCAGCAGGACGCCCAGAAGGCGCGTCACCACTGCGCGTCCGGTAACGCCCATCAGCCGGTCGACCCTGTCGGCCACGGCCAGGAACAGGAATGTCGCGACGCAGACCAGCGCGATCACCAGCACCAGCAGGCTCTGCCCGACGAAGCCCGGAAGATTGCCGGACAACAGGATGACGGCCGAAATCGCCCCCGGTCCTGCCATAAGCGGGATAGCCAGCGGAAACGCCGCTACATTGGCCGCTTCCTCGGGGTGGGGCACGGCCTCCCCGGCGCTTTTCTCCTTGCGATGCTGCCGCTTCTCGAACACCAGCTCGAAGGCGATGGTGAACAGGAAGAGCCCGCCCGCGACTCGGAAGGCGCCCAGCGAAACGCCGATCGCCTCGATGATGACGAGCCCGAACAGCGCGAAGACGGCCAGGATCACGAAGGCGATGACGCTGGACTGTAGGGCGATGTGGCGGCGTTCGAGCCGCGTGCGCCCGGGCGTCAGCGTCAAGAACAGCGGGATGAGGCCGAGCGGGTCGATGATGACGATAAGGGTGATGAACCCGGTCAGAAGCATGTCCGCCATCGAAAAGCACCCCTGCGGCGGTTTCGATGAACACCGGTTCAGCGATACCGCTCCGTTGATTTGTCCTGTCGCATTTTCCCCAGCCGAAGCGATTCCGCTTCGGCCGGAAATGCTTTGGTCGAGAATCGCGCCGGCAGCGCGGGTGCGATCCTGCACGGTCAGCGCAGTACGTGCGACAACCATAGGGCGCATTTTTTTCGCGATCTGCTGCAGGCGGCAATAAGTTGTTGAAAAAGCGTTGAAAATACCCGCCGTTGCGGGATCGCGGATTTGCCAATCCGCCGCGCCGCAGGCTATAAGCGCGCAAGATCGAAGTGTAGGCAAGGAAGCGTCTTGGCAGACGATCGTAAGGACACCCCGCCGGCGGAGCGCCCCAGCGGCATCGAGCCCGTATCCATCATAGAGGAGATGCAGCGCTCCTACCTCGATTACGCGATGAGCGTCATCGTCAGCCGCGCTTTGCCCGACGTGCGGGACGGGCTGAAGCCCGTGCACCGCCGCGTGCTCTATGCAATGTCCGAGATGGGGCTCGTACATAACCGACCCTTCCGCAAGTCGGCGGGTGTCGTCGGCGAGGTGATGGGTAAATACCATCCGCACGGCGATGCCTCCATCTACGACGCGCTGGTGCGCATGGCGCAGGATTTCTCCCTGCGTGCACCGCTGATCGACGGACAGGGCAATTTCGGTTCCATCGACGGCGATCCGCCAGCCGCGATGCGATACACCGAGTGCCGGCTGGAGAAGCTGTCGGAAGCCCTGCTCGAGGATATCGACAAGGAGACGGTGAACTTCCAGGAGAATTACGACGGGCGCGAGCTCGAGCCGACGGTTCTCCCGGCCCGGATCCCCAACCTTCTGGTCAATGGCTCGGGCGGCATCGCCGTCGGCATGGCGACCAACGTGCCGCCGCACAATCTGGGCGAGGTCGTGAACGGCTGTATCGCCATGATCGACAACCCGGCCATCACCCTGCCGGAGCTGATGGAGATCATTCCCGGGCCGGACTTCCCGACGGGCGCGATCGTGCTTGGCCGGGCCGGCATCCAGTCGGCCTATGCTACCGGGCGTGGTTCCATCCTGATGCGCGGCAAGGTGCATGTGGAAAGCATGCGCG
This genomic window from Aureimonas sp. OT7 contains:
- the uvrA gene encoding excinuclease ABC subunit UvrA; translation: MKNVISIRGAREHNLKNVDLDIPRDKLVVMTGLSGSGKSSLAFDTIYAEGQRRYVESLSAYARQFLEMMQKPDVDQIDGLSPAISIEQKTTSRNPRSTVGTVTEIYDYLRLLFARVGVPYSPVTGLPIESQTVSQMVDRVMAQAEGTRFYLLAPMVRGRKGEYRKELAELQKKGFQRVRIDGEFYDIADAPALDKKYKHDIDVVVDRIVVRDDIQARLADSLETALKLAEGLAVAEFADEKDEQGKPRQLVFSEKFACPVSGFTIPEIEPRLFSFNNPFGACPVCDGLGSQRAIDPKLIVPDENRTLKAGAIAPWAKSTSPYYLQTLEALSREYEFKLTDKWSALPQKAQDAILHGTGSHKIQFRYSDGLRSYNATKTFEGIVPNLERRWKETDSAWSREEIERYMSATPCPACNGYRLKPEALAVKIAERHIGEVTELSIRGAADWFEVLPDRLTAKQNEIAVRILKEIRERLKFLVDVGLDYLTLSRASGTLSGGESQRIRLASQIGSGLTGVLYVLDEPSIGLHQRDNARLLDTLKHLRDIGNTVIVVEHDEDAVLTADYVVDIGPAAGVHGGQVIAAGTPAEVMANPKSLTGQYLSGALGVPVPDKRRKKQKGKAIKVVGARGNNLKNISAEVPMGLFTCVTGVSGGGKSTFLIETLFKAAARRISNARDVPAEHDRVEGLELLDKVIDIDQSPIGRTPRSNPATYTGAFTPIRDWFAGLPEAKARGYQPGRFSFNVKGGRCEACQGDGVIKIEMHFLPDVYVTCDVCHGKRYNRETLDVTFKEKSIADVLDMTVEEAVEFFAAVPAVRDKLATLKEVGLGYIKVGQQATTLSGGEAQRVKLAKELSRRATGRTLYILDEPTTGLHFHDVAKLLEVLHSLVDQGNTVAVIEHNLEVIKTADYVIDIGPEGGDGGGEVVATGTPEDIVAEPRSWTGRFLKELLLRRPAGKAEAAE
- the ssb gene encoding single-stranded DNA-binding protein; the protein is MAGSVNKVILVGNLGADPEVRRLNSGDAVVNLRIATSETWRDRQSGERRERTEWHNVVIFNENLVKVAEQYLKKGAKVYLEGQLQTRSWEDQQGQKRYTTEVVLQRFRGELQMLDGRGEGGASFEGGGGSERGGGGGGGRGGYDDRGGNGGGGRGGYDERGGGGGRGGDMDDEIPF
- a CDS encoding MarC family protein gives rise to the protein MADMLLTGFITLIVIIDPLGLIPLFLTLTPGRTRLERRHIALQSSVIAFVILAVFALFGLVIIEAIGVSLGAFRVAGGLFLFTIAFELVFEKRQHRKEKSAGEAVPHPEEAANVAAFPLAIPLMAGPGAISAVILLSGNLPGFVGQSLLVLVIALVCVATFLFLAVADRVDRLMGVTGRAVVTRLLGVLLAALAVQFVADGVRQLFAL